The DNA region CGGGCTACGCCTACGCAACATTCTTAAGACTCTTAAAAAAGATGGCGTTTACGTCACAACACTGGCAGATTTAGGGTTAAACTCTAGCTCAGAACTGCTCCAAGCTGCTTATCATCAATTGTCTCAGATGGAAAATCCTAACAACGATCATCTAGACGAAAAATTACCACAAATTACCACAGTAACAGGTTTACCAGAATTTTATGCCTGGGGAACCGAGAAAAGACTTCTTAACATCATCGAAAATTATATTGGTCTTCCTATTGCTTTTCATGGTGTACATTTACGCAAAGATTTCCCTAGCAAACACCAGTTTGGCACACTGCTATGGCATAGCGATGCTGAAGACCGTCGCATTATCAAAATATTCATTTACTTGAATGATGTAGAACAAAAAACCGGGCCTTTTGAATACATCCCTCGCTCTTTAACTTCCTTATTTAGTTGGAGTTATTTTCAACTTTATTACAAACTTTGGAAGTCAGGCTATATGGGTATTGATGATGAAGAAGTAAAACCAGTCATCCCCAAATCAGCTTGGAAATCCTGCCCAGGCCCAGCAGGTACTGTAATTATTGTAGATACGAAAAATGCTTTGCATCACGGCACAGTCCGCACAGAAGAACGGTCAGCGCTATTCTTTTGTTACACTGCCAATCCTCCTGAAAGACCAGACCTCTGCACCCAATACTGGGATGATACTTATCCGAGAGCAGAGTTACGTTCTGCATCTGATGCAGTTAAAGTATCAAATTAAAAACGCGCCGGAAGAATATCTAATTTAATTAACCGCAGAGGCACAGAGAACACAGAGGAAGACAAAGAAGTTGCACCCAATTTGTAGGTTTATAACTAATACAAAATATCTCTCTGTGCCCTCTGCGTCTCTGCGGTTCGTTTATTTTATTTACTCAACATTCATCTCAAAGCAATCAAATGATTTTCACTGAAACTGCACTCAAAGACGCATTTATTATTGATTTAGAAGAAAAGCCAGACCACCGTGGTTTTTTTGCTCGGTCTTTCTGCGCTCAAGAATTTGAAGCACACGGATTAAAGCCAACAGTTGCCCAATGTAACCTGTCTTTTAACTATAAAAAAGGCACTATCCGGGGAATGCACTATCAAATTCTGCCAGCAGCAGAAACGAAATTAATTCGCTGTACTAAAGGTGCTATCTATGACGTAATTATTGATATGCGTCCAGAATCTCCTAGCTTTTTATCACACATTGGTGTAGAGCTAACTCCAGAAAACCGCCGCGCTTTGTATGTTCCAGAAATGTTTGCTCATGGCTATCAAGCACTCACAGATGAGACTGAAGTTATATATCAAGTGGGCGAATTTTATACGCCAGGGTATGAAAGAGGTTTACGCTATGACGACCCATTCTTTGCCATTGATTGGCCTCTAGATGTAACTGAAATATCTGAGAAAGATTTAAATTGGCCTTTGTTGAGAATGATGACTGTTGGCGGTACAGCTTCCAGATAACTATAGATTCTTTCTTTACGCCAGGTGTTTCTTGTAGAATATACTGGCTGCTTTTCTGAGGTAATACAATAATTAATTAAGGTAGAAATAAATGCCAAATAATCTTCTATCTCGTGTCGGTAATACTATCTCTTTTGTCTCCAAAAAAGTCCAAGCTCGCATTAATTACGCTAAGAGCTTACAGGTTGTCTCTCTAAAGCCTAAGCAGCCTTCCAAAGGAAATGTACTTCTTTCTTATCGAATTGAACCATTCCTCTTAAAACCTGGTCAGCCAATGCCTAATGACCATACTTGGTACTGGGAAGTTTGGCAAATTGCCCAAACTTTTTTAACTTTAGGCTATAACGTTGATGTTATCCAATTTCACAATGATAAATTCGTTCCTCAAAAAGATTACGCATTTTTCATTGATATCCGTCATCGAATGGAAGTGCTTGCACCAAAACTGAATAAGGATTGCATCAAGATTTTCCACGTTGATATTGCGAATATGGTGTTTCGCAATGCAGCAGAATGCAACAGACTTCTAGAACTACAACGGCGCAAAGGTATCACCTTAAAACCACAGCGATTTGAAGTTCCTAACTTGGGAATTGAATATGCCGATTGCGCGATTGTGTTGGGTAACGATTTCACAACTGATACATTCAAGTATGCCAATAAACCGATGTATCGCATTCCAATTTCTTCGCCTGTCGTTTATCCTTATCCCGACAAGAAAGATTTTGAAGCGGTAAGAAAGCGTTTTCTCTGGTTTGGTGGTAGTGCTTTAGTCCTCAAAGGATTAGATT from Nostoc commune NIES-4072 includes:
- a CDS encoding phytanoyl-CoA dioxygenase yields the protein MFSAIKRKIATLSSDFEYYLALWKHSKNLPVLEGSDVYDGLRLRNILKTLKKDGVYVTTLADLGLNSSSELLQAAYHQLSQMENPNNDHLDEKLPQITTVTGLPEFYAWGTEKRLLNIIENYIGLPIAFHGVHLRKDFPSKHQFGTLLWHSDAEDRRIIKIFIYLNDVEQKTGPFEYIPRSLTSLFSWSYFQLYYKLWKSGYMGIDDEEVKPVIPKSAWKSCPGPAGTVIIVDTKNALHHGTVRTEERSALFFCYTANPPERPDLCTQYWDDTYPRAELRSASDAVKVSN
- the rfbC gene encoding dTDP-4-dehydrorhamnose 3,5-epimerase produces the protein MIFTETALKDAFIIDLEEKPDHRGFFARSFCAQEFEAHGLKPTVAQCNLSFNYKKGTIRGMHYQILPAAETKLIRCTKGAIYDVIIDMRPESPSFLSHIGVELTPENRRALYVPEMFAHGYQALTDETEVIYQVGEFYTPGYERGLRYDDPFFAIDWPLDVTEISEKDLNWPLLRMMTVGGTASR
- a CDS encoding glycosyltransferase encodes the protein MPNNLLSRVGNTISFVSKKVQARINYAKSLQVVSLKPKQPSKGNVLLSYRIEPFLLKPGQPMPNDHTWYWEVWQIAQTFLTLGYNVDVIQFHNDKFVPQKDYAFFIDIRHRMEVLAPKLNKDCIKIFHVDIANMVFRNAAECNRLLELQRRKGITLKPQRFEVPNLGIEYADCAIVLGNDFTTDTFKYANKPMYRIPISSPVVYPYPDKKDFEAVRKRFLWFGGSALVLKGLDLVLDAFAQMPEYHLTVCGPVSNDKEFEKAFYKELYEMPNIHTYGWIDVSSPDFIEVTNNCLGLVYPSVSEGQSGAVISCLQAGLIPILSYESGVDVHDFGVIFDNLSVDEIKAKVKSISNLPVKDLKVMSRQAWEYARANHTKEKFAQVYRNVVEQIIENHSQKKQTASIASSKEPVISHS